AAAATAAACCTTATATTCCTCAGAAAGCCGGGTTAGGGTTGTAAGAAGATAGGGAACATCCAGGTCTTTTGGAAGAACCTGTTCTGCATAGGAAAGCTCAATTTTAAGCCTTCTTGATTCCTCTTCAACAAAGGGAAGCCTTGCTGCCTCTTTTCTATTTGCAGAAAGGGTTGTTTCTTTGTCCTTTTTCTGTGAAGAAAGGCTTTTTATCTCATTGTTTAATGGCTTAAAAAAATTGTTGTAAAAGACAAAACCACCACCTCCAATAATTAGAAAAATTATTAGGTATAGCTTTTGCTTCTCGGTTAATTTCTTCATAGATTATATTTTAGTGTCAAACCAAAGGTTACTGTTTTTTCTTCACTCTCCCTTCCTGATGAAGAAACAGCACTAAGGGTTATATCGCTAAAGAATGGATTTTCCATTAAAACTACAATAAAATTTGCAACAGAGTAGTTAGAAAACCCTGAACAAGAAAGGGAAATGCCATTTTCTTCTGTTGGAGAAAGTGAGGAAAGCCAGATATCTGGTGTTATTGTTATTGTCTTGCTTACCTCTTCTAAAACCTTTACCCATTTAAACCTTCCCTTTATAAGGGTCTGAATTACAGAAAGCCTTCTATTTATCTCGGCATTTTCAGCCTCTATTTGCTTAATCTTATCCAATGTTGGCTGAAGACTTGCAATTTCTTCATCTATCTTTTTAATATTAGCCTGAAGACCAAGCTTTTTCATATTGAGATAAAAACCTATTCCAGAAAGAATCATTGCATAAAGAAGAACAATGCTTACAATAAATATACCCTGTTGCCTCTTTTTTCTTTTTTCTATTATTTCTGGTGGAAGAAGGTTTATTATTGTCATTGTAATCCTCTAAGTGCCAAGCCAATGCTTGCTGTAAACCCTGTTTTTTTTCTTTCAATCTCACCTGGCTTAAAATTACCTTTTGAAAGGTCTATATTTAAAAAGGGATTTGTAAGAACAACATTTATTCCCAATCCTTGAGAAAGAAAGGCTGGCAGGTTTGGAAGGTTGGCGCTTCCACCACTTAAGATAATCTTATCAATATTCTTTTTATAGCTTGGAAGCTGGGTATAATAATAGGTAAATGATCTATCAAGCTCATCAAGAAGCCTTGAGGCAACAGATTCTAAACAATAGGATATTCTTCCCTTTTCGTCATCTGTTACTGTCCCATATTCTTCTCCTAAAAGTATTGCTCCCTTTTCCTCCTTTTTATTTTCTGCCTCAGAAAATGTTATTCCAAATTCATCCTTTACACTGTCTGTAAAATCATTTCCACCAACAATAATATCCCTATTAAAGGATGATGCATTGCCCTCTATAATGTTTATATTAGTTGTCCTTCCTCCAATATCAACCAAAGCTACAACCTTTTCTCCTTTTGTAGAGCCCTCTTCACCTATTTCCCAGGCATCCTCTATTCCAAATGTATCAACATTGATATAAATAGGATCAAGACCTACCTTTTGAAATATATGGATATATTCATGGATAACCTCCCTCTTTGCTGCAACAAGAAGAACCTCCATTATCCTCTCTTCCTTCTCAATAAAATCCTTTGTAATATGGAAATCCATCAATGCCTGCTCCACCTCAAATGGAATATGCTCCTCTGCTTCAAACCTTATTACTTCACGAAGCTCCTCAGGAGGCATATATGGAAGCTTCAGGTATCTTATTACAACAGAAGATGATGGAATGGATACATAAACCTCATGCGCCTTTATTTTATTTTCTGATAAAAGCTTCTTTATAGCATCAATGGCTAGATTGCTCCAGGCATCCTTTTCATCATCGCGAAGAGGTTCGCTATGTATCTTTCTTTTACAGAGATTAAGAAGGAAGATCTTATCCTTTTTCTTTAACCTACATAGCTTAACTGAATCAATAGTAAGCTCTATGCCTGTTGCGATTTTTCCCAAAGGATTCTTTAACATAATTAAAAATATACAACAAATATCTCTTTCCTGTCAAGGAATTTTTGACTAAAAAGGAAAGGATTAAAAAAAACTCGTATCTACTCACCTTCTGACAAGCGAAAAATAATAAAATCCTAAATTCAAAATCCTAAACAATATCAATTTTTCCCATATTTTTAAATCTTTGTCTTCTTGTCTACTTAAAAAACCTGAGTAGTTACTAAAAATTAAGATATTAGGCTTTCACTAGTCATCTCTTTTGGCTTTTCTATTCCCAATAAATCTAATATTGTAGGGGCTATATCAGACAGAATACCTTTAGGCTTAAGTTTTATATTCTTATAATCATTTGCAATATAGATAAATTCTACAGGATTTTTAGTATGAGCAGTTTTAGGTAGTCCCGTTTGATAGTCTATCATTTCTTCTGCGTTTCCATGATCAGAGGTGACTAATGCTATACCATTTTGCGATAAGACTTTTTCTACTACCTTACCTACACATTCATCTACTATCTCTACTGCTTTTATTGCTGATTCATAATTTCCAGTATGTCCCACCATATCACAATTAGCAAAGTTTAAAACAATAAAATTAAACCTATTGGAATCTATCTCCTCT
This sequence is a window from bacterium. Protein-coding genes within it:
- the pilO gene encoding type 4a pilus biogenesis protein PilO, which produces MKKLTEKQKLYLIIFLIIGGGGFVFYNNFFKPLNNEIKSLSSQKKDKETTLSANRKEAARLPFVEEESRRLKIELSYAEQVLPKDLDVPYLLTTLTRLSEEYKVYFPAFSPGTIEEKGDYAVYPINLSITGTFHNVIKFICAIGNLERLINTIDLSVGASGGGQTTEEKKGPVDTVSVPLKLESYIYR
- a CDS encoding PilN domain-containing protein translates to MTIINLLPPEIIEKRKKRQQGIFIVSIVLLYAMILSGIGFYLNMKKLGLQANIKKIDEEIASLQPTLDKIKQIEAENAEINRRLSVIQTLIKGRFKWVKVLEEVSKTITITPDIWLSSLSPTEENGISLSCSGFSNYSVANFIVVLMENPFFSDITLSAVSSSGRESEEKTVTFGLTLKYNL
- the pilM gene encoding type IV pilus assembly protein PilM, encoding MLKNPLGKIATGIELTIDSVKLCRLKKKDKIFLLNLCKRKIHSEPLRDDEKDAWSNLAIDAIKKLLSENKIKAHEVYVSIPSSSVVIRYLKLPYMPPEELREVIRFEAEEHIPFEVEQALMDFHITKDFIEKEERIMEVLLVAAKREVIHEYIHIFQKVGLDPIYINVDTFGIEDAWEIGEEGSTKGEKVVALVDIGGRTTNINIIEGNASSFNRDIIVGGNDFTDSVKDEFGITFSEAENKKEEKGAILLGEEYGTVTDDEKGRISYCLESVASRLLDELDRSFTYYYTQLPSYKKNIDKIILSGGSANLPNLPAFLSQGLGINVVLTNPFLNIDLSKGNFKPGEIERKKTGFTASIGLALRGLQ